The following proteins are encoded in a genomic region of Lachnospiraceae bacterium KM106-2:
- a CDS encoding transcriptional regulator, AraC family, with amino-acid sequence MFTITQGGIFSKHSTSFVMNRPNGLNDYLLLLIKSDSRATIAGNTIECKPNSVMLIKPNMAYSYFNPNGRYVDDWLHFNCEAKDLEELDQGLFHQSIPISNPRLLSTYINQILWEQNYASKEFRSAHVDTLFRILIQHIIADYRSETKEAYHPYRFSMQQLRLTIQGAPYKSYSIQEVAAQIGISGSYFQHLYKEFFHISFRADLINFRLDYAKDLLHTTNLSVEEIASSCGYASEVHFYRQFLSKTGITPGEFRQLG; translated from the coding sequence ATGTTTACGATTACACAGGGTGGTATCTTCTCGAAGCATTCTACTTCCTTTGTTATGAATCGTCCAAACGGTCTCAACGACTATCTGCTCTTATTGATCAAATCCGATTCCCGTGCAACCATTGCGGGCAATACGATCGAGTGTAAACCGAATAGTGTAATGCTGATCAAGCCGAATATGGCATACTCCTACTTTAATCCAAACGGTCGCTATGTAGATGACTGGCTTCACTTTAATTGTGAAGCAAAGGACTTAGAAGAACTGGACCAAGGCCTCTTTCATCAGTCCATTCCGATTTCTAATCCAAGGCTTCTTAGTACCTACATCAATCAGATCCTGTGGGAACAAAATTACGCCTCGAAAGAATTCCGAAGCGCTCATGTAGATACCTTATTTCGTATTTTAATTCAGCATATTATTGCGGATTATCGGAGTGAAACAAAAGAAGCTTATCATCCATACCGCTTTTCCATGCAGCAGCTACGCCTTACGATTCAAGGCGCACCCTATAAATCCTACTCGATCCAAGAGGTGGCAGCTCAAATTGGGATCAGTGGCTCCTATTTTCAACATCTATATAAGGAGTTCTTTCATATCTCCTTTCGAGCTGACTTAATTAACTTTCGGCTTGATTATGCAAAAGACCTATTACATACGACCAATTTATCCGTCGAAGAGATCGCTTCTTCCTGTGGATATGCAAGCGAAGTACATTTTTATCGACAATTTTTATCTAAGACCGGGATTACCCCTGGAGAGTTTCGACAACTAGGTTAA
- a CDS encoding malate permease — translation MKNQILFSQMIQLFLMILFGFILFKVKLMSVELNQKLTKLLVDFTLPMLIVSSVLTQQGERELDKVGKVFLISIVLCLVLPVISYVVIKLLHFPKGQQGIYMFMFQYSNIGFMGFPILDALYGKQAVLYTAVLNMIVTLSVYTIGVAMMYAKGEDGTSVKEQIHLNQLLTPGVIGSCLAIVLYFTAIKLPKEITGAIQSVGNLTSPLAMLMIGATLANMKLHEILDDKRVYVFAVIKQIVFPLLCWPLFRQWISDSYMRGVLFILLLMPVANTAVLFATRYHADEKLAAKTIFVTTVLSILSIPLCFAVTGM, via the coding sequence ATGAAAAATCAGATTTTATTTAGTCAGATGATCCAGCTCTTTCTTATGATCTTGTTCGGATTTATCTTATTTAAGGTTAAGTTGATGAGTGTGGAGTTGAATCAGAAGTTAACGAAACTTTTAGTGGACTTTACCCTTCCAATGTTGATCGTTAGTTCCGTACTGACACAACAGGGAGAAAGAGAACTTGATAAGGTAGGAAAGGTATTTCTGATCTCTATCGTGTTATGTCTTGTGCTTCCCGTTATTAGCTATGTTGTGATCAAGCTGTTACACTTTCCTAAAGGGCAACAGGGAATCTATATGTTTATGTTTCAATACTCGAATATTGGCTTCATGGGCTTTCCCATCTTAGATGCGTTGTATGGGAAACAAGCCGTTTTATATACAGCGGTTTTGAATATGATCGTGACATTAAGTGTCTATACGATCGGGGTGGCGATGATGTATGCCAAAGGAGAGGATGGAACGTCCGTGAAAGAGCAGATTCATTTAAACCAGCTTCTGACACCTGGTGTGATCGGATCTTGTCTCGCGATTGTACTTTATTTTACCGCGATTAAGCTACCAAAAGAGATTACTGGGGCCATTCAGTCGGTTGGTAATCTGACTTCGCCCCTTGCGATGCTTATGATCGGTGCAACTCTGGCGAATATGAAATTGCATGAGATCTTAGATGATAAAAGGGTTTATGTATTTGCCGTGATCAAACAGATTGTATTCCCTCTGCTTTGCTGGCCGCTCTTTCGACAATGGATCAGCGACAGCTATATGAGGGGAGTCTTATTCATTCTTCTCTTGATGCCGGTTGCAAATACAGCCGTTCTATTTGCAACAAGATATCATGCAGATGAGAAATTAGCAGCTAAAACCATCTTTGTAACGACGGTGCTTTCGATCCTTTCCATTCCCCTTTGTTTTGCAGTAACAGGAATGTAA
- a CDS encoding putative unsaturated glucuronyl hydrolase: MNEKDKSWALSIAEQIDKKVKVTSERNQHKIPYTSEKGHFNDCSDQISWWTNGFYAGQLWQLYHAYGEESFKREAEEIEKKLDQNLMDYRGMDHDSGFKWMLTAVADYKITGDERSKNRGMLAANNLAGRFNLSGGYLRAWNDAETGEQAGWAIIDCMMNLPLLYWAFEVTRDPRFTQIAKAHADTVIQNFIREDGSVDHIVTFDPATGEKKQALGGQGLAVGSSWTRGQAWALYGFTLSYIHTKEERYLQTAKRTAEYIIKMIPETGILPVDFKQGKECEWEDSSAAAIIACGLLELERYVGENDQKRYHDQAVCLLHTLTDKRCNWDNGIDPIVENCSAAYHDKDHNMTLIYADYYFTEAILKLCGKEIFLW; encoded by the coding sequence GTGAACGAGAAGGACAAAAGCTGGGCGTTATCAATCGCAGAGCAAATAGATAAGAAAGTAAAAGTAACGTCAGAAAGGAATCAACATAAAATTCCTTATACATCAGAGAAAGGGCATTTTAATGACTGTTCCGATCAGATTAGCTGGTGGACCAATGGATTCTATGCGGGGCAGCTTTGGCAGTTATATCATGCATATGGAGAGGAGTCTTTTAAGAGAGAAGCAGAAGAGATTGAGAAGAAATTAGATCAAAATCTCATGGATTATCGTGGCATGGATCATGACAGTGGATTTAAATGGATGTTAACCGCGGTAGCTGATTATAAAATAACAGGAGACGAGAGATCGAAAAATCGTGGTATGTTAGCAGCAAATAATCTGGCAGGTCGATTTAATCTATCAGGAGGGTATCTTCGAGCATGGAATGATGCAGAAACCGGAGAACAGGCAGGCTGGGCGATCATCGATTGTATGATGAATCTGCCATTATTATATTGGGCTTTCGAGGTAACCCGGGATCCAAGATTTACACAGATCGCAAAGGCTCATGCAGATACGGTAATACAAAATTTTATCCGTGAGGACGGGTCTGTAGATCATATTGTTACATTTGATCCTGCTACAGGAGAGAAAAAGCAGGCACTTGGTGGACAGGGACTCGCAGTTGGTTCTTCGTGGACAAGAGGTCAGGCATGGGCATTGTATGGATTTACACTAAGCTACATTCATACGAAGGAAGAACGTTATTTACAGACAGCAAAAAGAACTGCAGAGTATATTATTAAGATGATCCCTGAAACGGGAATCCTTCCAGTAGATTTTAAGCAAGGAAAAGAATGTGAATGGGAGGATTCTTCAGCAGCAGCAATTATCGCTTGCGGTTTATTGGAGTTAGAACGTTATGTGGGAGAAAACGATCAGAAACGATATCATGATCAGGCAGTGTGCTTATTACATACCTTAACAGATAAGCGCTGTAACTGGGATAACGGAATCGATCCGATCGTGGAAAACTGTAGTGCAGCATATCATGACAAAGACCATAATATGACGTTGATTTATGCCGATTATTATTTTACAGAGGCAATTCTGAAACTTTGTGGAAAAGAAATCTTTCTGTGGTAG
- a CDS encoding beta-galactosidase encodes MKQTIRKTKFAIKSILSLLFLVAMTFGMSKAASAAPMTEIATNTDVIDHTTSEQSERYYTFTMDKTGYYQIEFGVPDVTANTKAGWVLELYNFETNNLMMRKEVKSKTILPELPFKQGSKFYIKMSMPQNTNALAYNLDYSLKVNTVERNDWEQELNDTVATANVLKSNQKLIGSLYQCDDTDYYTYTVDTTGYFNMNFAVEDLTMSTGSGWRVMIYHAKNYEKLLTYSFDKTTTLPEMNFAKGTQLYIQVERNVKVTDASVPSNVPYSITMNATNNSLWEKETLCLASDAWGTRTKNATALTLSKTLTGNLWSVDDDDLYKIVMKDNGYLTVTFDPNEVENNLGSGYQVKLVSSSGKQAFDLNTKVKLSKKCYLTKGTYYFEIGRGINCTDASVPTLRNYKLKASASKSAPSKVANVKVKKQKGNKVNASWKKQSSVSGYQVRYATNSKLTKATMKTTSKNTYSISKIKKGKTYYVQVRSYKTDTFGKKIYGTWSVTKKIKY; translated from the coding sequence ATGAAACAAACAATCAGAAAAACAAAATTTGCAATCAAGAGTATCTTATCATTACTTTTTTTAGTTGCTATGACATTCGGAATGTCAAAAGCAGCATCTGCTGCACCGATGACAGAAATAGCAACCAATACGGATGTGATCGATCATACCACATCAGAGCAGTCAGAACGTTATTATACGTTTACCATGGATAAGACAGGATATTATCAAATTGAGTTTGGGGTACCTGATGTTACAGCCAATACAAAGGCAGGATGGGTTTTGGAACTTTATAATTTCGAGACAAATAATCTTATGATGAGAAAAGAAGTAAAGTCGAAAACAATCTTACCGGAATTACCATTTAAACAAGGAAGTAAGTTTTATATTAAAATGTCGATGCCACAGAATACCAATGCATTGGCTTATAATTTGGATTACTCGCTTAAGGTGAATACAGTAGAACGTAATGACTGGGAACAGGAATTAAATGATACGGTAGCCACAGCGAATGTACTTAAATCAAATCAAAAATTAATCGGATCTTTATATCAATGTGATGATACGGATTATTATACATATACCGTAGATACAACTGGATACTTCAATATGAATTTTGCAGTTGAAGATCTTACTATGTCGACAGGAAGCGGATGGCGTGTGATGATCTATCATGCAAAGAATTATGAGAAACTTCTAACTTATAGTTTTGACAAAACAACAACGTTACCAGAGATGAATTTTGCAAAAGGAACACAGTTATATATTCAAGTTGAAAGAAATGTAAAAGTGACAGATGCATCGGTACCAAGCAATGTACCATATTCGATCACTATGAATGCAACGAACAATTCTTTATGGGAAAAAGAAACGTTATGTTTAGCATCAGATGCATGGGGTACACGTACAAAGAATGCAACAGCGCTTACTTTAAGTAAAACGCTTACCGGCAATCTTTGGAGTGTAGATGATGACGATCTCTATAAGATCGTAATGAAAGACAATGGTTACCTTACTGTTACCTTTGATCCGAATGAAGTAGAGAATAATCTGGGCTCTGGTTACCAAGTGAAGTTAGTATCTTCAAGCGGAAAACAAGCATTTGATCTTAATACAAAAGTAAAATTATCAAAGAAGTGTTATTTGACAAAAGGAACTTATTATTTTGAAATTGGTCGCGGGATCAATTGTACAGATGCTTCCGTTCCTACTTTAAGAAATTATAAATTGAAAGCAAGTGCAAGTAAATCGGCACCAAGTAAAGTAGCTAATGTGAAGGTGAAAAAGCAAAAAGGAAATAAGGTAAATGCATCTTGGAAAAAGCAGTCTTCTGTAAGCGGATATCAAGTTCGATATGCAACAAACAGTAAATTAACAAAGGCTACGATGAAAACAACATCAAAAAATACTTATTCAATCTCCAAGATCAAGAAAGGCAAGACTTATTACGTACAAGTAAGAAGTTATAAAACAGACACGTTTGGCAAGAAGATCTATGGAACATGGAGTGTTACGAAAAAAATTAAATACTAG